The following proteins are co-located in the Haloplanus sp. HW8-1 genome:
- a CDS encoding 5,10-methylenetetrahydromethanopterin reductase — MFGIELTPEHPADRLVDLGTAAERAGYDTVFVSSHYNNRSPFAVLSRLAAATDEVRLGPGVVNPLERHPVTLAGEVATVAEASDGRAVFGIGPGDPSTLSNLGLAEDRGLRPVLEAFKVARRLWAGERVTHDGTFEAVDAGLNFEVPTPIPTYVGGEGPHMCKMAAKHADGLLFNGSHPADLRWAREQVADGLSDRLDDLGAFDLAAYASVSVAADETAAREAARPPVAFIAAGAAPPVLARHDLDADRADDIGEAISAGDFSSAFDRVSPAMIDTFCIAGTVDTVADRMAAVLDHADSLVVGSPLGPDLDAAVDLAARAHDRATDR; from the coding sequence ATGTTCGGAATCGAACTCACGCCCGAACACCCGGCCGACCGGCTGGTCGACCTCGGGACGGCCGCCGAACGCGCCGGCTACGACACCGTCTTCGTTTCCAGTCACTACAACAACCGATCGCCGTTTGCCGTCCTGTCGCGGCTCGCGGCCGCGACCGACGAGGTTCGGCTGGGTCCCGGCGTGGTCAATCCCCTCGAACGCCACCCCGTCACCCTCGCGGGCGAGGTGGCGACTGTGGCGGAGGCGAGCGACGGCCGCGCGGTCTTCGGGATCGGTCCCGGTGACCCCTCGACGCTCTCGAACCTCGGCCTCGCCGAGGACCGCGGCCTCCGGCCCGTACTGGAGGCGTTCAAGGTGGCCCGACGGCTCTGGGCGGGCGAGCGCGTCACTCACGACGGCACCTTCGAGGCCGTAGACGCCGGCCTCAACTTCGAGGTCCCCACGCCCATCCCCACCTACGTCGGCGGCGAGGGGCCACACATGTGCAAGATGGCGGCCAAACACGCCGACGGGCTGCTCTTCAACGGCTCCCACCCCGCCGACCTGCGGTGGGCGCGCGAGCAGGTCGCGGACGGCCTGTCCGACCGACTCGACGACCTCGGGGCGTTCGACCTCGCGGCCTACGCGAGCGTCAGCGTCGCCGCGGACGAGACGGCCGCCCGCGAGGCGGCCCGGCCGCCCGTCGCGTTCATCGCCGCCGGCGCCGCCCCGCCGGTCCTCGCGCGCCACGACCTGGACGCCGACCGCGCCGACGACATCGGCGAGGCGATCAGTGCGGGCGACTTCTCGTCGGCCTTCGACCGCGTCTCGCCCGCCATGATCGACACTTTCTGTATCGCGGGGACGGTCGACACCGTCGCCGACCGGATGGCCGCGGTCCTCGACCACGCCGATAGCCTCGTCGTCGGGTCGCCGCTCGGCCCGGATCTCGACGCCGCCGTCGACCTCGCGGCGCGAGCCCACGACCGCGCGACCGACCGTTAA
- a CDS encoding DUF7573 domain-containing protein, whose product MPDRPLDEFVTEDGAESEADRTDGAEPAAPSVPTMRWSPDGPPCDACGESVARRWRSDGAFVCADCKEW is encoded by the coding sequence GTGCCCGACCGACCGCTCGACGAGTTCGTGACCGAGGACGGGGCCGAGAGCGAGGCCGATCGCACCGACGGGGCCGAGCCTGCGGCGCCGAGCGTCCCGACCATGCGCTGGTCGCCCGACGGCCCCCCCTGCGACGCCTGCGGCGAGAGCGTCGCCCGCCGGTGGCGGTCCGACGGCGCCTTCGTCTGTGCCGACTGCAAGGAGTGGTGA